The proteins below come from a single Agromyces flavus genomic window:
- a CDS encoding 5'-3' exonuclease, whose protein sequence is MADRLMLLDTASLYFRAFYGVPDSLKRADGTPVNAVRGLLDMIARLVTDFEPTHLVACWDDDWRPHWRVELIPSYKAHRVEEVVPGGPDVEEVPDPLEAQVPMIRETLGLLGIPVVGVAAHEADDVIGTLATDAGMPVDVVTGDRDLFQLVDDAAGVRVIYTARGMSKLEIVTDAWVLAKYDIAPSQYADFATLRGDTSDGLPGVAGIGEKTAAGLLREFGTLDAMLAVASGEAGVEVPPRMSATMRAKLGAARDYLAVAPTVVNVVRTLDVPGAEELGARLAPVDGDARATIEALAEEWNLGGSVPRVLAALDRTGAA, encoded by the coding sequence ATGGCCGATCGTCTGATGCTGCTCGACACCGCCTCGCTCTACTTCCGGGCCTTCTACGGGGTGCCCGATTCGTTGAAGCGAGCCGATGGCACGCCCGTGAACGCCGTGCGGGGACTGCTCGACATGATCGCGCGACTCGTGACCGACTTCGAGCCGACGCACCTCGTCGCCTGCTGGGACGACGACTGGCGCCCGCACTGGCGTGTGGAGCTCATCCCGAGCTACAAGGCGCACCGCGTCGAGGAGGTCGTGCCCGGCGGCCCCGATGTCGAGGAGGTGCCGGACCCGCTCGAGGCGCAGGTGCCGATGATCCGCGAGACGCTCGGACTGCTCGGCATCCCCGTCGTGGGCGTCGCGGCGCACGAGGCCGACGACGTGATCGGCACGCTCGCCACCGACGCCGGCATGCCCGTCGACGTCGTGACCGGCGACCGCGACCTGTTCCAGCTCGTCGACGACGCGGCGGGCGTGCGCGTGATCTACACGGCGCGGGGCATGAGCAAGCTCGAGATCGTCACCGACGCCTGGGTGCTGGCGAAGTACGACATCGCACCGTCGCAGTACGCCGACTTCGCGACGCTGCGCGGCGACACGTCCGACGGGCTGCCCGGAGTGGCGGGCATCGGCGAGAAGACCGCGGCGGGCCTGCTCCGCGAGTTCGGCACGCTCGACGCGATGCTCGCGGTGGCCTCCGGCGAAGCGGGCGTCGAGGTCCCGCCGCGGATGTCAGCGACGATGCGCGCGAAGCTCGGCGCCGCGCGCGACTACCTCGCGGTGGCGCCCACGGTCGTGAACGTCGTGCGCACGCTCGACGTGCCCGGCGCCGAGGAGCTCGGCGCGCGGCTCGCGCCCGTCGACGGCGACGCACGCGCGACGATCGAGGCGCTCGCCGAGGAATGGAACCTCGGCGGCTCGGTGCCCCGCGTGCTCGCCGCGCTCGATCGCACGGGGGCGGCGTAG
- a CDS encoding DUF896 domain-containing protein → MPRTPRRLAALLLAGATLASLAACAPAEPEPTSSLPVESAADEPIFASDEEALAAAVAAYEAYLDVEQSITGSDQSELDSIREVTTAQYAEELVEQYSSIRESSLRMVGRGKIDAARLAEQRTDGDATHVSIYACSDISGVRIVDSSGSDVTPERKERVPVQISFEQQGASPLLVAGSSTWSGDDFC, encoded by the coding sequence ATGCCCCGCACTCCCCGCCGTCTCGCGGCGCTGTTGCTCGCCGGCGCGACGCTCGCGTCGCTCGCGGCCTGCGCGCCCGCCGAGCCCGAGCCGACGTCGTCCCTGCCGGTGGAGTCCGCGGCCGACGAACCCATCTTCGCCTCCGACGAGGAGGCCCTCGCGGCGGCCGTCGCCGCCTACGAGGCGTATCTCGATGTCGAGCAATCGATAACCGGATCGGATCAGTCGGAGCTTGATTCCATTCGCGAAGTGACCACCGCACAGTACGCCGAGGAACTGGTCGAGCAGTACAGCTCGATCAGGGAGTCATCCCTTCGCATGGTTGGCCGCGGAAAGATCGATGCTGCGCGACTCGCAGAGCAGCGCACGGATGGGGACGCGACGCACGTCAGCATCTACGCGTGCTCCGACATTAGCGGGGTGCGCATCGTTGATTCTTCCGGGAGCGATGTGACGCCCGAACGGAAGGAGCGAGTTCCCGTCCAGATCAGCTTCGAGCAGCAGGGAGCCTCACCGTTGCTGGTGGCGGGGAGCAGCACGTGGTCCGGCGACGATTTCTGCTGA
- a CDS encoding NAD-dependent epimerase/dehydratase family protein — protein sequence MSKRICVTGASGLAGRAVVHDLLAHGYEVLATDVVAPSHLLPSRESRNDLVYTRADLTDFGDTIEVLTGVDAVVHLAAIPAPGLFTPARTLNVNDAMNSNVFLAAAQLGLERVVWASSETTLGLDFGPDNLPWYLPLDEDHYPRPTTTYSLSKVLGETMAEHVSAWSGIPFVALRFSNVIDPARYDEFPGFEERPESRRFNAFGYIDVRDAAQSVRRALEADVTGARAYVIANPDTVMSRSTSRLVEEFFPGVELRKDFGEHESLFSIERARAELGFEPEHGWRGNSPLD from the coding sequence ATGTCGAAGCGGATCTGCGTCACGGGCGCGTCGGGGCTCGCGGGCCGGGCGGTCGTGCACGACCTGCTGGCCCACGGCTACGAGGTGCTCGCGACCGACGTGGTCGCCCCGTCGCACCTGCTGCCCTCGCGCGAGTCGCGAAACGACCTCGTGTACACGCGGGCCGACCTGACGGACTTCGGCGACACCATCGAGGTGCTCACCGGCGTCGACGCGGTCGTGCACCTCGCGGCGATCCCGGCGCCGGGGCTGTTCACGCCGGCGCGAACGCTCAACGTGAACGACGCGATGAACTCGAACGTCTTCCTCGCCGCGGCGCAGCTCGGTCTCGAGCGCGTCGTCTGGGCATCGAGCGAGACGACGCTCGGGCTCGACTTCGGCCCCGACAACCTGCCGTGGTACCTGCCCCTCGACGAGGACCATTACCCGAGGCCGACCACGACGTACTCGCTGTCGAAGGTGCTGGGCGAGACCATGGCCGAGCACGTCTCCGCGTGGTCGGGCATCCCGTTCGTGGCGCTGCGGTTCTCGAACGTGATCGACCCTGCGCGCTACGACGAGTTCCCGGGCTTCGAGGAGCGGCCCGAGTCGCGACGCTTCAACGCGTTCGGCTACATCGACGTGCGCGATGCCGCCCAGTCGGTCCGGCGCGCCCTCGAGGCCGACGTCACGGGCGCACGCGCGTACGTCATCGCGAACCCCGACACGGTCATGTCGCGGTCGACGAGCCGACTGGTCGAGGAGTTCTTCCCCGGCGTCGAGCTGCGGAAGGACTTCGGCGAGCACGAGTCGCTGTTCTCCATCGAGCGGGCGCGGGCCGAGCTCGGCTTCGAGCCCGAACACGGATGGCGCGGCAACTCGCCGCTCGACTGA